In the genome of Brienomyrus brachyistius isolate T26 chromosome 17, BBRACH_0.4, whole genome shotgun sequence, one region contains:
- the LOC125712081 gene encoding sodium/potassium/calcium exchanger 1-like — protein sequence MAVESEAGESEAGESMAGENMAGENMAGESEAGESMAGESMVGENKAGESEAGESMAGEMGESMAGESMAGENMAGENMAGENMAGESEAGESEAGESMAGESMVGEREAGESMAGESMVGESEAGESMAGEMGESMAGESMAGESEAGESMAGESEVGKSEAGESIAGESEAGESMAGESNAGESMVGEMGESMAGESEAGESKMQAKQVSQVESFCLPTSSLPILHH from the exons ATGGCGGTCGAGAGCGAGGCGGGCGAGAGTGAGGCGGGTGAGAGCATGGCAGGCGAGAACATGGCGGGCGAGAACATGGCGGGCGAGAGCGAGGCGGGCGAGAGCATGGCGGGTGAGAGCATGGTGGGCGAGAACAAGGCGGGCGAGAGTGAGGCGGGTGAGAGCATGGCGGGCGAGATGGGCGAGAGCATGGCGGGTGAGAGCATGGCGGGTGAGAACATGGCGGGCGAGAACATGGCGGGCGAGAACATGGCGGGCGAGAGTGAGGCGGGTGAGAGCGAGGCGGGTGAGAGCATGGCGGGTGAGAGCATGGTGGGCGAGAGAGAGGCGGGCGAGAGCATGGCGGGTGAGAGCATGGTGGGCGAGAGTGAGGCGGGTGAGAGCATGGCGGGCGAGATGGGCGAGAGCATGGCGGGTGAGAGCATGGCGGGCGAGAGCGAGGCGGGCGAGAGCATGGCGGGCGAGAGTGAGGTGGGCAAGAGCGAGGCGGGTGAGAGCATAGCGGGCGAGAGCGAGGCAGGTGAGAGCATGGCGGGCGAGAGCAATGCGGGTGAGAGCATGGTGGGCGAGATGGGCGAGAGCATGGCGGGTGAGAGCGAGGCGGGCGAGAGCAAGATGCAAGCAAAGCAAG TATCCCAAGTGGAGTCGTTTTGCCTCCCCACCTCCAGCCTGCCTATTCTCCATCACTAg